The Thermoflavifilum sp. genome contains a region encoding:
- a CDS encoding isoaspartyl peptidase/L-asparaginase, which yields MRYLFLCWIGCCWAYMGSAQSQVADPVVLVIHGGAGTIKPDQLSTVMRDSLRTALTQALKAGYAQLQAHHTAIDAVQAAIHVMENSPLFNAGKGAVYTSAGTHEMDAAIMDGATLKAGAVAAVSHIKNPIDAAIAVMRQSPHVLLVGKGAEDFAIAHGVQWAPADYFDTPQRKRQWESYKQRSAGQAFVPATSQQAYYDLHEWGTVGAVALDESGHLAAGTSTGGIMGKLPGRVGDSPIIGAGTYANDTTCAVSCTGTGEYFMRSLAAKTLSDLIAYQHMSIQQAAQTVIFQIIQSMGGDGGLIALNAKGEFAMPFNTSGMYRGYITRSGKIFIAFFQDGKE from the coding sequence ATGCGATATCTGTTTTTATGCTGGATAGGCTGTTGCTGGGCATATATGGGCTCGGCGCAGTCACAGGTTGCTGATCCGGTTGTGCTGGTCATTCATGGAGGTGCCGGCACCATCAAGCCCGATCAGCTTTCTACTGTCATGCGCGATAGTCTGCGAACAGCGCTCACGCAGGCCCTAAAGGCCGGATATGCGCAGTTGCAAGCCCATCACACGGCTATCGATGCCGTGCAGGCGGCCATTCATGTGATGGAAAATTCACCATTATTCAATGCCGGGAAGGGTGCGGTCTATACCAGTGCAGGCACACACGAAATGGATGCAGCCATTATGGATGGAGCTACGCTGAAAGCCGGCGCGGTAGCTGCGGTGAGCCATATCAAAAATCCGATTGATGCCGCCATAGCCGTCATGCGTCAATCCCCGCATGTATTGCTGGTAGGCAAGGGTGCGGAAGATTTTGCGATAGCCCATGGTGTGCAATGGGCCCCTGCCGATTATTTTGACACACCCCAGCGAAAGCGCCAATGGGAAAGCTATAAGCAACGCAGCGCAGGGCAGGCATTTGTACCGGCTACCTCACAACAGGCATACTATGATTTACACGAATGGGGAACGGTGGGTGCAGTGGCGCTGGACGAGAGCGGACATCTGGCTGCCGGTACTTCCACGGGAGGAATCATGGGTAAATTGCCCGGTCGTGTTGGTGATTCACCGATCATCGGTGCAGGCACCTACGCTAACGATACCACCTGTGCGGTATCGTGTACCGGCACGGGTGAATATTTTATGCGATCGCTGGCAGCTAAGACCCTGAGCGATTTGATTGCTTATCAGCATATGTCCATTCAGCAAGCCGCACAAACGGTGATATTCCAGATCATCCAATCGATGGGTGGCGATGGCGGACTGATCGCACTCAATGCAAAAGGTGAGTTTGCCATGCCCTTCAATACCTCGGGCATGTATCGCGGTTATATCACACGGTCTGGAAAAATTTTCATTGCATTTTTTCAGGATGGGAAAGAATAA